A window of Lytechinus variegatus isolate NC3 chromosome 15, Lvar_3.0, whole genome shotgun sequence contains these coding sequences:
- the LOC121428498 gene encoding histamine N-methyltransferase B-like: MENTKMKSILTDPDYYTKMFQVYAKKSNKFSHLVNWTEEVFPKMVLEKLRESFSAKTQINMLGIGTGSGEMDRKMAASINAHFKSVRNVVVEPAKRQLEIYHSALEETKSEFSGIDFDLRQMVFDKYREQEGKRPPKYHFISAIQSIYYIDDINDTLRYLYDCLEDGGVMLITTLSDMGGFRQVWSSFPQIQDVVGPYPGTNDIRKHLSDLNIPFEENLQKSQADITSCFQEGSKEGQLIIDFLSQIIDLRGTAPSALYREVVEKLGSDQCSERKADGTVLLNNDWDAFVVYK, from the exons ATGGAAAATACGAAAATGAAGTCTATTCTAACTGATCCCGACTACTACACCAAGATGTTCCAGGTCTATGCCAAGAAGAGCAACAAGTTTTCGCACTTGGTTAATTGGACCGAGGAAGTATTCCCCAAGATGGTGTTGGAGAAATTGAGGGAGAGCTTCTCAGCAAAAACACAAATTAACATGCTCGGAATTGGGACCGGTTCGG GTGAGATGGACCGGAAAATGGCAGCAAGCATCAATGCCCATTTCAAGTCTGTCCGAAACGTAGTGGTGGAGCCCGCGAAAAGACAGCTTGAGATCTACCACTCTGCCCTAGAGGAGACCAAGTCCGAATTCAGTGGCATCGATTTTGACCTGCGTCAAATGGTCTTTGACAAATATCGTGAACAAGAGGGCAAACGCCCGCCCAAATACCACTTCATCAGCGCGATCCAATCCATTTACTACATTGACGATATTAATGATACTCTGCGATATCTCTACGACTGCTTGGAGGATGGCGGTGTTATGCTGATAACCACTCTATCTG ATATGGGAGGTTTCAGACAGGTTTGGAGCAGCTTCCCCCAAATACAGGACGTCGTCGGACCCTATCCGGGCACCAACGATATCCGAAAACACCTCTCAGACCTCAACATCCCTTTCGAGGAAAATCTCCAGAAATCGCAAGCGGACATCACCAGCTGTTTCCAAGAGGGGTCGAAGGAAGGACAACtcatcatcgactttctcagTCAGATCATTGATCTCCGAGGGACAGCGCCCTCTGCGCTCTATCGGGAGGTAGTTGAAAAGCTAGGCTCGGACCAATGCTCCGAAAGAAAAGCTGACGGGACGGTTCTTCTCAATAACGACTGGGACGCATTCGTGGTGTACAAGTAA